A portion of the Microlunatus phosphovorus NM-1 genome contains these proteins:
- a CDS encoding phosphoribosylaminoimidazolesuccinocarboxamide synthase, protein MGRVTLPTSARYADRLDYPLIHRGKVRELYAYEDDRLLMVATDQISAFDFVLDSLIPDKGAVLTQLSLWWFGQLADVVDNHVVSVEVPEAVSGRAIICERLEMIPVECVARGYLTGSGWLEYQQSQSVCGVPLPAGLHDGSRLDEPIFTPATKAALGEHDENVSYEVVVDTVGAETAERIRDLTLAVYGTAEAIARERGIILADTKFEFGRRPDGTIVLADEVLTPDSSRFWDAAAWDRGVLDSYDKQFVRNWLLHESGWDRSSGDAPPPLPDAVVAATRERYLEAYGRLTASPFAD, encoded by the coding sequence ATGGGCCGCGTGACGTTGCCGACCTCTGCCCGTTATGCCGACCGGCTCGACTATCCGCTGATTCATCGTGGCAAGGTTCGCGAGCTGTACGCGTACGAGGACGACCGGCTGCTGATGGTCGCGACCGACCAGATCTCCGCGTTCGACTTCGTGCTGGACAGCCTGATCCCGGACAAGGGGGCGGTGCTGACCCAGCTCTCCTTGTGGTGGTTCGGCCAGCTCGCCGATGTGGTCGACAACCACGTGGTCTCGGTCGAGGTTCCCGAGGCGGTGAGCGGTCGGGCGATCATCTGTGAACGCCTCGAGATGATCCCGGTCGAATGCGTCGCCCGCGGCTATCTGACGGGCTCCGGCTGGCTGGAGTACCAGCAGTCTCAGTCGGTGTGCGGGGTCCCACTCCCGGCGGGGCTGCACGACGGCTCCCGACTCGACGAGCCGATCTTCACCCCGGCCACCAAGGCCGCGCTGGGGGAGCACGACGAAAATGTGTCGTACGAGGTCGTGGTCGACACAGTCGGGGCCGAGACGGCTGAGCGGATCCGCGACTTGACGCTCGCGGTCTACGGCACTGCGGAGGCGATCGCGCGGGAGCGGGGCATCATCCTGGCCGACACCAAGTTCGAGTTCGGCCGACGGCCCGACGGGACGATCGTGCTGGCCGACGAGGTGCTGACGCCCGATTCATCCCGATTCTGGGATGCCGCTGCCTGGGATCGGGGCGTGCTGGACTCCTACGACAAGCAGTTCGTCCGCAACTGGCTGCTGCACGAGTCGGGCTGGGACCGGAGCAGCGGCGATGCCCCACCTCCGCTCCCGGACGCAGTCGTCGCAGCGACCCGGGAGCGTTATCTGGAGGCGTACGGGCGGCTCACCGCCAGCCCGTTCGCGGACTGA
- the purS gene encoding phosphoribosylformylglycinamidine synthase subunit PurS, which translates to MARVVVDVMPKPEILDPQGKAVTGALGRLGYEGLTVRQGKRFEVEVAGEVTDERLVEIRDAAEKLLANTVIETFDVRIDEV; encoded by the coding sequence ATGGCGCGAGTAGTGGTCGACGTGATGCCCAAGCCCGAGATCTTGGACCCGCAGGGCAAGGCGGTGACGGGCGCACTGGGTCGGCTGGGCTACGAGGGTCTGACCGTGCGGCAGGGCAAGCGATTCGAGGTCGAGGTGGCCGGTGAAGTCACTGACGAGCGCCTGGTCGAGATCCGGGACGCCGCGGAGAAGCTGCTGGCCAACACCGTGATCGAGACCTTCGACGTCCGGATCGACGAGGTCTGA
- a CDS encoding DUF4143 domain-containing protein → MGHVYSRILDAATPGEDDKPSRQTVASYREHLIRIFVLDPVPAWIPAFSPLKRLTHSPKHHLVDPGLAARLAGVSIDGLLRGEGDRVTARPDTNTWLGALFEYSPSKSSSVARSATRMYVTSTGCATSSVNGWSNESSSMPGSTPTAAQTVSPSYRSRCWVHSKSVEYAGAGQAIH, encoded by the coding sequence ATGGGCCATGTCTATAGCCGGATCCTCGATGCGGCCACCCCGGGCGAAGACGACAAACCATCGAGGCAGACTGTTGCCAGCTACCGCGAGCACCTCATCCGGATCTTCGTGCTGGATCCGGTGCCTGCCTGGATTCCGGCATTCTCGCCGTTGAAGCGCCTCACTCATTCGCCGAAGCACCATCTGGTCGACCCCGGCCTCGCCGCACGACTGGCCGGCGTCAGCATCGATGGGCTCCTTCGCGGCGAGGGTGATCGGGTGACGGCGAGACCGGACACGAATACCTGGCTCGGCGCGCTCTTCGAATACTCGCCATCGAAGTCAAGCTCAGTGGCACGATCGGCGACAAGGATGTACGTCACCTCAACTGGCTGCGCGACCAGCTCGGTGAACGGCTGGTCGAACGAGTCGTCATCCATGCCGGGCAGTACGCCTACCGCCGCCCAGACGGTGTCGCCGTCGTACCGCTCGCGCTGCTGGGTCCATAGCAAGAGCGTTGAGTACGCGGGAGCGGGGCAGGCCATCCATTGA
- the purQ gene encoding phosphoribosylformylglycinamidine synthase subunit PurQ, which produces MAPKIGVVTFPGSLDDHDALRAVRIGGAEPVSLWHGSDSLNGVDAVILPGGFSYGDYLRCGAIARFAPVMEQVIAAAKQGMPVLGICNGFQVLCEAHLLPGALIRNERQTFICRDQRLRVESVDTTWTSAFAKDQEITIVLKNGEGRYVADVDTLARLEGEGRVVFRYLDNPNGSLNDIAGICNERGNVVGLMPHPEHNVESLTSPSLDGQPFFASVLDFLAAKV; this is translated from the coding sequence ATGGCACCCAAGATCGGCGTCGTCACCTTTCCCGGCTCACTCGACGATCATGACGCGCTGCGCGCGGTCCGCATCGGTGGAGCCGAGCCGGTCTCGCTGTGGCACGGCAGCGACTCCCTGAACGGAGTCGACGCGGTGATCCTGCCCGGCGGGTTCTCCTACGGTGACTATCTGCGTTGCGGCGCTATCGCCCGGTTCGCACCGGTGATGGAGCAGGTGATTGCCGCTGCGAAGCAGGGGATGCCGGTGCTCGGCATCTGCAACGGCTTCCAGGTGCTGTGCGAAGCCCACCTGCTGCCCGGCGCTCTCATTCGCAACGAGCGGCAGACGTTCATCTGCCGCGATCAGCGACTGCGCGTCGAGTCGGTCGACACCACTTGGACGTCGGCGTTCGCCAAGGACCAGGAGATCACCATCGTGCTGAAGAACGGCGAGGGACGCTACGTCGCCGACGTCGACACGCTGGCCCGCCTGGAAGGTGAGGGCCGGGTGGTCTTCCGCTACCTCGACAACCCGAACGGCTCGCTCAACGACATCGCCGGGATCTGCAACGAGCGGGGCAACGTCGTCGGCCTGATGCCGCATCCCGAGCACAACGTCGAGTCGCTGACCTCGCCCAGTCTGGACGGCCAGCCCTTCTTCGCCAGCGTGCTCGACTTTCTCGCCGCCAAGGTCTGA
- a CDS encoding ATP-binding protein — MTAPDREATQSRSAAPDRGPDGETPDAAQLAGRLGAARDDAFVGRDQELAAIFDAVAGATDVRVHFVHGPGGIGKTMLLGAMARQAGRLGHPTCYLDARDVECSPMAVQRLVRAADERPNTLLLVDGYELLEPLDRWLRTELLPARPADAVTVLAGRDEPGPDWWLDPGWRQLLHVHPLGRLDDATSRRLLSALGVTDQTARLADLGRGYPLALAMLAEVDRSGRRPAELADAPDAVSRLCSLIIDDVPDDDHRTGLAVCAHATRTTVDLLSYAIPGRAEEVFDWLESRPYVRRGALGLYLHDVVRELFEAQLEHRSPAEYARVHSLVRSFFLDRIHDPANAHPDRAAAEILLLHRRTPLAADTSVLRDRGRLSVPRASAAEREQIVTVIEANEGPWSASLARRWLADQPRCAYHVQADDGPAAFSIQLYLPGPADLMTDDPIVKAIWDLVRERGPLRTGERINVNRFGGATSAYQGDPLQLLVNGVSCLLEWCTVPAAWTFIVAPDTDHYDRYFQYLGLSRMLVLELGAHRIVAYGWDRRRFPVPAFFEMMATRELTGEIGPPPAHLLRPAPLSRTEFDASVRSALRRLTRTGGLDSSELLTSNLVADGEADPTNALAQLLRDTIAGLSAERGGDEHRRVLERTYLSGTPSQEAAAEVLDLPFSTYRRHLVRAIERLVEVLWDRELAGPWIDPSPG; from the coding sequence GTGACGGCTCCAGACCGGGAGGCGACTCAGTCACGATCCGCAGCCCCGGATCGTGGACCAGATGGTGAGACCCCGGACGCGGCACAGCTCGCCGGGCGCCTCGGTGCAGCCCGCGACGACGCCTTCGTGGGACGCGATCAGGAGTTGGCTGCGATCTTCGACGCCGTGGCTGGGGCCACTGACGTACGTGTGCACTTCGTCCACGGCCCCGGTGGGATCGGCAAGACGATGCTCCTCGGAGCGATGGCTCGGCAGGCCGGCCGTCTGGGTCATCCCACCTGCTACTTGGATGCTCGCGACGTCGAATGTTCACCGATGGCCGTGCAGCGGCTCGTCCGAGCCGCGGACGAACGCCCGAACACGCTGCTGCTGGTCGATGGTTACGAGCTGCTCGAGCCACTGGATCGTTGGCTGCGTACGGAGCTGCTCCCGGCCCGCCCCGCCGACGCCGTCACCGTGCTTGCCGGTCGCGACGAACCCGGTCCTGATTGGTGGCTGGATCCCGGTTGGCGGCAGCTGCTCCACGTGCATCCGCTGGGCCGTCTCGACGACGCCACAAGCCGTCGGCTCCTGTCGGCACTGGGCGTGACCGACCAGACCGCACGGCTCGCCGACCTGGGCCGCGGATACCCGCTCGCTCTCGCCATGCTGGCCGAGGTCGATCGCAGCGGGCGACGGCCGGCCGAGCTGGCCGACGCCCCTGATGCCGTCAGTCGGCTCTGCTCGCTGATCATCGACGACGTCCCTGACGACGACCATCGCACCGGGCTGGCGGTCTGCGCGCACGCGACCCGGACCACCGTGGACCTGCTCAGCTATGCGATCCCCGGTCGAGCCGAGGAGGTCTTCGACTGGCTCGAGTCCCGCCCGTACGTTCGGCGTGGCGCTCTCGGTCTCTACCTTCACGACGTGGTTCGCGAGCTGTTCGAGGCCCAGCTGGAGCATCGCTCCCCCGCCGAGTACGCCAGGGTGCACAGCCTGGTCCGGTCCTTCTTTCTCGACCGGATCCACGACCCGGCCAATGCCCACCCAGACCGCGCGGCAGCCGAGATCCTGCTGCTGCACCGCCGAACTCCGTTGGCCGCGGACACCTCGGTGCTGCGCGATCGTGGCCGGCTCAGCGTGCCACGAGCCTCGGCGGCGGAACGCGAGCAGATCGTCACCGTGATCGAGGCGAACGAGGGGCCTTGGTCAGCCTCCCTGGCCCGCCGGTGGCTGGCCGACCAGCCGCGCTGCGCGTACCACGTCCAAGCCGACGACGGACCGGCGGCGTTCTCGATCCAGCTCTATCTCCCCGGGCCTGCCGACCTGATGACTGACGATCCGATCGTCAAAGCGATCTGGGACCTGGTCCGCGAGCGTGGGCCGCTACGAACGGGCGAGCGGATCAATGTCAACCGATTCGGCGGGGCCACCAGCGCCTACCAGGGCGATCCCCTGCAGCTGCTGGTCAACGGGGTCTCCTGCCTCCTCGAGTGGTGCACGGTCCCAGCGGCCTGGACGTTCATCGTCGCTCCCGACACCGACCACTACGACCGCTACTTCCAGTATCTGGGGCTCAGCCGGATGCTGGTCCTGGAACTGGGCGCTCACCGGATCGTCGCGTACGGGTGGGATCGACGCCGGTTCCCGGTCCCGGCGTTCTTCGAGATGATGGCGACTCGCGAGCTGACCGGCGAGATCGGGCCACCACCGGCCCACCTGCTGCGACCGGCGCCGCTGTCCAGGACGGAGTTCGACGCGTCCGTCCGGTCCGCACTGCGCCGGCTGACCCGGACCGGCGGACTGGACTCCTCCGAGCTGCTGACCAGCAACCTGGTCGCCGATGGCGAGGCCGATCCCACGAACGCGCTCGCCCAACTGCTCCGCGACACCATCGCCGGCCTGAGTGCCGAGCGTGGTGGCGACGAGCATCGCCGAGTGCTGGAACGCACCTATCTGAGCGGCACGCCGTCCCAGGAGGCGGCCGCGGAAGTCCTCGATCTGCCGTTCAGCACCTACCGCCGACACCTCGTCCGGGCGATCGAACGTCTGGTGGAGGTGCTGTGGGACCGCGAGCTCGCTGGTCCCTGGATAGATCCCTCGCCCGGATAG
- a CDS encoding PspC domain-containing protein, translated as MTSPGRAGMVDVESPSGSATVYPEEGSPIMASLARPSNDRVIAGVCSAIARRFGLSSNVVRLIFVISLFLPGPQFLIYLAGWLLIPDERKASVY; from the coding sequence GTGACTTCTCCCGGCCGCGCAGGCATGGTGGATGTCGAGAGCCCGTCCGGCTCCGCCACCGTCTATCCGGAAGAAGGATCACCCATCATGGCCAGCCTCGCCCGCCCGTCCAATGACCGAGTCATCGCAGGGGTGTGCTCGGCAATCGCCCGCCGCTTCGGTCTTTCCAGCAACGTGGTTCGGCTGATCTTCGTGATCAGTCTGTTCCTGCCGGGCCCGCAGTTCCTCATCTATCTCGCCGGCTGGCTGCTGATCCCCGATGAGCGCAAGGCCTCCGTCTACTGA